The following coding sequences lie in one Cloeon dipterum chromosome 1, ieCloDipt1.1, whole genome shotgun sequence genomic window:
- the Fancm gene encoding Fanconi anemia group M protein has protein sequence MDRFVTSTRPGPSSAPSFPSVTENAEGKNGFRPIEDTGPLHLFSDKHNLSPDGFCFNTGEHWVYPTNYPERNYQLDIVRTALFQNTLVSLPTGLGKTFIAAVVMFNFYRWFPNKKIIFMAPTKPLVAQQVKACYDIIGIPSTDTSELTGTTIPLHRRQEEWRSKRIFFATPQVVANDLVGQVCPAADVCCIVFDEAHRAKGNQAYCQVMAALKSYNSEFRVLALSATPGSDKTAIAEVLRNLSISKLKLLTDESPEVKQHSHKKDVEVITVSPNNRLKEMGTRLLSILSRYLMKLMQRGVIPRSCNISNLGAFQLKTYYDKLNTTPIPGVGSMELNDLKHNCLVALNLSKAYEMLNSYGKGAFLNHISQTKAESTNKLLVHTLEKDEDLTSLIMDLESTTFDHPKLQKLEELLIMHFVEAEENGENTKVIIFSEYRNSVSEIKEFIIKHSPLIRPVAFVGQSKKGGIGLTQQEQKKIMLDFKANKINALISTCVGEEGLDIGEVDLIICYDANKSPIRLVQRMGRTGRKRDGRVVLLLTEGKEYQKYISSTKLHSNVNKNIGNWNLIPILNQLNSPRMVPRGVNPVLYRKVLVIKEEKEKAKNFFKKKSGPDAPPAMSVVDTINNQANTWQEPIPVFKYLESSSDCKLLSLLPFDEMKEKLVEIENDDEDKFNPFSWTEWLSSVQGTSDSPHSSDTNNLVALVKFANRMSENDATCFTQSTEIASEAANDMTFWSDKLSKEVCGKKTAKGKKNAIPQQQNQPSIAKMLQQKKVQKKIPPPPLFKDDDDDLFMLPSARPVSEKVQKRSVKEEIDIFVENLSLLHLLLPLKNDCPLVQMMNSVSLIANTVDVEEKPDFDFDPPDISILDQIFGDRTLNKATVEVVIKKPEISVGRDTFVKKKRTTPLRRSAGKSKPNVSTGRFVLAPIALPNPVKLNFNFDLDICSDSLLDEEEADVKAEPAESPEISLSDEILCTTAAEIELDAAMKSSTSCIPTSTPKVNSKFSSKHVISSDEDFDDEELLRHCQEIEMKALTQTQQPAPAVEEDDDDDVTYIDEEFLKQVSAIEEAAKAKSIQHGEPITLSTDEDKEDHDESNHERDVALTTLQSSDSGEVIDPSRSRSQSVASKRPHSMLEVSSDFASPVKKPKCKIRKKKRNPFALTQASVSDDSSSGEDSADMDQYDQSFIKEQCTQVDVDMQAEYLKTTRSPPINPKFKIPNLLNRNRNNSSDEAYLEDSFCVATEGSPEESEEDLLEVCEKRLREKRKAKRSSTENKKKTRIIIKPISSDSEDEERKTDKSFKTPVNIPLKTFSPVASTSKANFTSFKPVDKLEKVQQIPPPAASIGRKEHIPVPVLEVKPSFKPKPSFTPKLTNPEETVPKLPPASREQHGKTNIIASTNQIQRAPQLVTCLSTKHNLHVIIRTLPSGVDYVISQRLAVARIRVSDTSSFFPNSKLVDTAKSLSEYFQFSLLIFENDKDCPLPDIKKNAPLPVNKLRRTICFLQESKIKYIFCRNQEETAEYLAMLSSKEAKAESYGIDDWFTVEENKNVHFQFYSNLPHVNIVMALKLTKTFPSMSDFLERCNSAQDVMEIFKISDHRKANDIYRVLNEPWN, from the exons ATGGATCGCTTTGTCACTTCCACTCGACCAG GTCCATCTTCTGCTCCAAGTTTTCCAAGTGTAACAGAAAATgctgaaggaaaaaatggttTCCGTCCGATTGAAGACACTGGCCCTCTTCACCTTTTCTCTGACAAGCACAACCTGAGCCCTGATGGATTTTGCTTCAACACCGGCGAGCATTGGGTATATCCCACCAATTACCCTGAACGGAATTATCAGCTGGATATTGTAAGAACGGCTCTCTTTCAAAATACTCTGGTCTCTCTCCCAACAG gaCTTGGCAAAACGTTCATTGCGGCAGTGGTCATGTTCAACTTCTACAGATggtttccaaataaaaagattATATTCATGGCACCTACAAAACCTCTGGTTGCTCAGCAAGTGAAAGCCTGCTATGACATTATCGGAATCCCCAGCACCGACACTTCAGAATTAAcag GCACAACAATTCCGCTCCACAGACGGCAGGAAGAGTGGCGGTCAAAGCGAATATTCTTTGCGACCCCACAGGTTGTGGCCAATGACCTTGTTGGACAGGTGTGTCCAGCCGCAGACGTGTGCTGCATTGTGTTCGACGAGGCGCACAGGGCTAAAGGTAACCAGGCTTACTGCCAGGTCATGGCAGCCCTCAAGTCATACAACAGCGAATTCAGGGTTTTGGCTCTGTCAGCAACGCCGGGATCGGACAAAACAGCCATTGCTGag GTGCTGAGGAATTTAAGTATTTCCAAACTGAAATTGTTGACTGATGAGAGCCCAGAAGTGAAGCAGCACTCTCACAAAAAAGATGTTGAAGTGATCACTGTCAGCCCAAACAACAGACTAAAGGAAATGGGCACTAGGCTCTTAAGT ATTCTCAGCAGGTATCTGATGAAACTGATGCAAAGAGGGGTGATTCCACGATCCTGCAATATTTCGAATTTGGGCGCCTTCCaa CTCAAAACTTACTACGACAAGCTGAACACAACACCTATTCCTGGAGTTGGATCCATGGAGCTGAATGACCTGAAGCACAACTGTTTAGTCGcgttaaatttgtcaaaagcCTATGAAATGCTCAACAGTTACGGAAAGGGAGCTTTTCTCAATCACATTAGTC aaaCAAAGGCAGAGAGTACAAACAAGCTCCTTGTCCACACACTGGAGAAGGATGAAGACCTCACATCTCTGATTATGGATTTGGAG TCAACAACCTTTGACCATCCTAAATTGCAAAAGTTGGAAGAGCTATTGATCATGCATTTTGTTGAAGCCGAGGAAAACGGTGAAAACACTAAAGTCATCATTTTTAGCGAG tATCGAAATTCCGTTTCGGAAATCAAAGAATTCATCATCAAACACAGTCCTCTGATCAGACCGGTTGCCTTTGTCGGTCAGTCCAAGAAGGGAGGCATCGGTCTGACTCAGCAGGAGCAGAAGAAGATTATGCTCGActtcaaagcaaacaaaatcaacGCTTTGATTTCAACCTGCGTGGGTGAGGAGGGCCTGGATATTGGTGAGGTCGATTTGATCATCTGCTATGATGCGAACAAGTCACCAATCCGTCTCGTCCAGAGAATGGGTCGCACGGGCCGAAAACGTGATGGAAGGGTTGTCCTCCTACTGACTGAAGGAAAAGAGTACCag AAATACATCTCCAGCACAAAATTGCACAGCAACGTCAATAAGAACATAGGAAACTGGAATttgattccaattttaaatcagctgAACAGTCCTAGAATGGTGCCtagag GAGTGAATCCAGTGTTGTACAGAAAGGTTCTAGTCATCaaagaggaaaaggaaaaggccaaaaatttcttcaaaaagaAATCAGGTCCTGACGCACCACCTGCGATGTCGGTGGTTGATACCATCAATAACCAGGCAAACACCTGGCAGGAGCCGATTCCTGTGTTCAAGTACCTTGAGTCGTCGAGTGACTGCAAGTTGTTGTCCTTGTTACCTTTTG ACGAAATGAAGGAAAAACTGGTTGAAATAGAAAACGACGATGAAGACAAATTTAACCCTTTCAGCTGGACTGAATGGCTGTCTAGTGTACAAGGAACTTCTGACTCACCGCATTCTTCAGACACCAACAATTTGGTTGCCCTTGTGAAGTTCGCAAACCGCATGAGTGAAAATGACGCGACTTGCTTCACCCAGTCAACAG aaatCGCTTCTGAAGCTGCCAATGACATGACATTCTGGTCCGACAAACTAAGCAAGGAGGTGTGTGgcaaaaaaacagcaaagggaaagaaaaatgcgATACCGCAACAACAAAACCAGCCGTCTATAGCCAAGATGCTGCAGCAGAAGAAAGTGCAGAAGAAAATCCCTCCGCCGCCTCTCTTCAAGGACGATGATGACGACCTTTTCATGCTGCCTTCTGCACGGCCTGTGTCTGAAAAGGTGCAAAAAAGATCAGTCAAGGAAGAAATAGACATATTTGTGGAGAATCTATCCTTGCTGCACCTTTTGTTGCCTTTGAAGAATGACTGTCCTTTGGTTCAAATGATGAACAGCGTTTCTCTGATCGCCAACACAGTTGACGTGGAGGAAAAGCCAGACTTTGACTTTGATCCACCTGACATTTCTATTTTGGACCAAATCTTTGGCGATAGAACTTTAAACAAAGCCACAGTTGAGGTTGTGATTAAGAAGCCGGAGATATCAGTAGGTAGAGATACTTTTGTCAAGAAAAAGCGGACGACTCCACTCAGAAGATCAGCAGGCAAGTCCAAGCCAAATGTGTCCACAGGCCGATTTGTTCTTGCACCGATAGCTCTTCCAAATCCTgtgaagttaaattttaactttgatttgGACATATGCAGCGACTCACTTTTGGACGAGGAAGAAGCCGATGTAAAAGCTGAGCCAGCTGAATCCCCAGAAATATCGCTCTCGGACGAGATTCTTTGCACTACGGCTGCGGAAATTGAACTCGACGCCGCAATGAAAAGCTCAACATCGTGCATCCCCACGAGCACGCCAAAAGTAAATTCAAAGTTCTCCAGCAAACATGTTATTTCTTCCGACGAAGATTTCGACGACGAAGAACTGCTCAGACATTGCCAAGAGATTGAAATGAAAGCTCTCACACAAACGCAGCAACCTGCCCCTGCCGTGGAAgaggacgacgacgacgacgtcaCGTATATAGATGAAGAATTCTTGAAGCAGGTCAGCGCCATTGAGGAAGCTGCTAAAGCAAAATCGATACAGCATGGGGAGCCCATCACGCTCTCCACTGATGAGGACAAAGAAG ATCATGATGAGTCAAATCATGAAAGGGACGTGGCTTTGACAACTCTGCAATCTTCTGACAGCGGGGAAGTTATTGATCCCTCACGATCTAGAAGCCAGAGTGTGGCAAGCAAACGGCCGCACAGCATGCTAGAAGTTTCATCAGATTTCGCGAGTCCagttaaaaaaccaaaatgcaAG attagaaagaaaaagaggaaCCCCTTTGCACTTACTCAAGCAAGTGTATCTGATGATTCCTCGTCAGGCGAGGATAGTGCAGACATGGACCAATACGACCAAAGCTTCATCAAGGAGCAATGCACGCAGGTTGACGTTGA CATGCAGGCGGAGTACTTGAAGACCACTAGGAGCCCTCCGATCAACCCAAAGTTCAAAATCCCAAACCTCTTGAATAGGAACAGAAACAATTCCTCAGATGAAGCATATTTAgag gACTCATTTTGTGTAGCAACAGAGGGATCACCTGAGGAGTCTGAAGAGGACCTGTTGGAGGTGTGTGAGAAGCGGCTCAGAGAAAAGAGGAAAGCAAAAAGGTCCAGCACTGAAAACAAGAAGAAAacgagaataattattaagccCATCTCCAGTGATAG TGAGGATGAGGAAAGAAAAACAGATAAATCGTTCAAAACTCCTGTGAACATTCCTTTAAAGACGTTTTCGCCTGTTGCATCGACGTCAAAGGCTAATTTCACAAGCTTCAAACCTGTTGATAAACTGGAAAAAGTGCAACAGATCCCCCCACCAGCTGCAAGTATTGGCAGAAAGGAACATATTCCAGTTCCAGTTCTGGAAGTGAAGCCATCCTTCAAACCAAAACCGTCCTTCACGCCCAAACTTACCAATCCTGAGGAAACGGTGCCAAAACTTCCACCAGCATCTAGG GAGCAGCATGGGAAAACCAATATTATTGCATCCACGAATCAAATCCAACGGGCTCCCCAACTGGTCACGTGCCTGAGCACAAAGCACAACCTCCACGTGATAATTAGGACACTACCATCTGGAGTAGATTACGTCATCAGCCAGCGTCTGGCGGTTGCCAGGATCAGGGTTTCCG ACACGTCTTCCTTCTTTCCCAACAGCAAGCTGGTGGACACTGCCAAGTCTCTGAGTGAATATTTCCAGTTTAGTCTGCTTATTTTTGAGAACGACAAAGACTGTCCTTTGCCTGATATTAAAAAGAACGCTCCACTGCCTGTAAACAAGCTGAGAAGGACAATTTGCTTCCTACAGGAGTCTAAAATCAAATACATTTTCTGCAgaaatcaag agGAGACTGCAGAATATCTTGCTATGTTGAGCTCCAAAGAAGCAAAGGCTGAATCTTATGGAATTGATGATTGGTTTACtgttgaggaaaataaaaacgtg cattttcaaTTCTACAGTAACTTGCCACACGTGAATATTGTGATGGCATTGAAGCTCACAAAAACTTTCCCATCAATGAGTGATTTTTTAGAAAG ATGCAACAGTGCCCAAGATGtcatggaaattttcaaaattagtgATCACAGGAAAGCGAACGATATTTATAGGGTTTTGAATGAGCCTTGGAATTAG